One Numenius arquata chromosome 10, bNumArq3.hap1.1, whole genome shotgun sequence DNA segment encodes these proteins:
- the PANK1 gene encoding pantothenate kinase 1 isoform X4, with translation MDIGGTLVKLVYFEPKDITAEEEQEEVENLKSIRKYLTSNTAYGKTGIRDVHLELKNLTMCGRKGNLHFIRFPSCAMHRFIQMGSEKNFSSLHTTLCATGGGAYKFEEDFRTIADLQLHKLDELDCLIQGLLYVDSVGFNGQPECYYFENPTDPEQCQKKPYCLDNPYPMLLVNIGSGVSILAVYSKDNYKRVTGSSLGGGTFLGLCCLLTGCETFEEALEMAAKGDSTNVDKLVKDIYGGDYERFGLQGSAVASSFGHMMSKEKRDSISKEDLARATLVTITNNIGSIARMCALNENIDKVVFVGNFLRINMISMKVLAYAMDYWSKGQLKALFLEHEGYFGAVGALLELLKMTEDQ, from the exons ATGGATATCGGTGGAACACTGGTTAAACTGGTCTACTTTGAACCTAAGGACATTACTGcagaagaggagcaggaggaggtggaaaACCTGAAAAGCATTAGGAAATACTTGACCTCCAATACAGCCTACGGTAAAACTGGCATTCGCGACGTCCACCTGGAACTGAAAAATTTGACTATGTGTGGCCGCAAAGGAAACCTGCACTTCATCCGCTTCCCCAGCTGCGCCATGCACAGGTTCATCCAGATGGGCAGCGAGAAGAACTTCTCCAGTTTGCACACCACGCTCTGTGCCACGGGAGGTGGAGCCTACAAGTTCGAGGAGGACTTTAGAACG aTTGCTGATCTGCAACTCCATAAACTGGACGAATTGGACTGTTTGATCCAAGGCCTCCTTTACGTTGACTCTGTTGGTTTCAATGGCCAACCCGAGTGCTATTATTTCGAAAATCCTACAGATCCTGAACAGTGCCAGAAAAAGCCTTACTGCCTTGATAATCCATATCCTATGCTGCTGGTTAACATCGGCTCAGGGGTCAGCATCCTGGCTGTGTATTCCAAGGACAACTATAAGAGAGTCACAGGATCCAG CCTCGGAGGAGGGACATTCCTGGGCCTGTGCTGTCTGCTGACGGGCTGCGAGACCTTTGAGGAGGCGTTAGAGATGGCTGCGAAAGGAGACAGCACCAACGTGGATAAGCTGGTGAAGGATATTTACGGAGGGGACTATGAGCGGTTTGGCCTTCAGGGCTCTGCTGTCGCCTCAAG CTTCGGCCATATGATGAGTAAAGAGAAGAGAGATTCCATCAGTAAAGAGGACCTGGCCAGAGCTACTTTGGTCACCATCACCAACAACATCGGGTCCATTGCTCGCATGTGTGCGCTCAATGAG AACATCGACAAGGTGGTGTTTGTTGGCAACTTCCTCAGAATTAACATGATCTCTATGAAGGTGCTAGCGTACGCCATGGACTATTGGTCCAAGGGGCAGCTGAAAGCTCTGTTTTTGGAACACGAG GGTTATTTTGGAGCTGTTGGGGCTCTCCTGGAGTTGCTGAAGATGACAGAGGATCAGTGA
- the PANK1 gene encoding pantothenate kinase 1 isoform X1 encodes MGEPLRASAGPPPAAASSSSSSSSSLLGVGLLQNGFHPASPPLSNGGCGEAPHPLLLRPELPPLSQGSPAKKCRLRRRMDSGRRHRPPFPWFGMDIGGTLVKLVYFEPKDITAEEEQEEVENLKSIRKYLTSNTAYGKTGIRDVHLELKNLTMCGRKGNLHFIRFPSCAMHRFIQMGSEKNFSSLHTTLCATGGGAYKFEEDFRTIADLQLHKLDELDCLIQGLLYVDSVGFNGQPECYYFENPTDPEQCQKKPYCLDNPYPMLLVNIGSGVSILAVYSKDNYKRVTGSSLGGGTFLGLCCLLTGCETFEEALEMAAKGDSTNVDKLVKDIYGGDYERFGLQGSAVASSFGHMMSKEKRDSISKEDLARATLVTITNNIGSIARMCALNENIDKVVFVGNFLRINMISMKVLAYAMDYWSKGQLKALFLEHEGYFGAVGALLELLKMTEDQ; translated from the exons ATGGGGGAGCCGCTCCGCGCctcggcggggccgccgcccgccgccgcctcctcctcctcctcctcctcctcctcgctgctgggCGTCGGGCTGCTGCAGAACGGCTTCCACCCCGCCAGCCCGCCCCTCAGCAACGGCGGCTGCGGGGAGGCGCCGCACCCGCTGCTGCTCCGCCCGGAGCTGCCGCCGCTCAGCCAGGGCTCGCCGGCCAAGAAATGCAGGCTGCGCCGGAGGATGGACTCGGGCCGGCGGCACAGGCCAC CGTTTCCATGGTTTGGAATGGATATCGGTGGAACACTGGTTAAACTGGTCTACTTTGAACCTAAGGACATTACTGcagaagaggagcaggaggaggtggaaaACCTGAAAAGCATTAGGAAATACTTGACCTCCAATACAGCCTACGGTAAAACTGGCATTCGCGACGTCCACCTGGAACTGAAAAATTTGACTATGTGTGGCCGCAAAGGAAACCTGCACTTCATCCGCTTCCCCAGCTGCGCCATGCACAGGTTCATCCAGATGGGCAGCGAGAAGAACTTCTCCAGTTTGCACACCACGCTCTGTGCCACGGGAGGTGGAGCCTACAAGTTCGAGGAGGACTTTAGAACG aTTGCTGATCTGCAACTCCATAAACTGGACGAATTGGACTGTTTGATCCAAGGCCTCCTTTACGTTGACTCTGTTGGTTTCAATGGCCAACCCGAGTGCTATTATTTCGAAAATCCTACAGATCCTGAACAGTGCCAGAAAAAGCCTTACTGCCTTGATAATCCATATCCTATGCTGCTGGTTAACATCGGCTCAGGGGTCAGCATCCTGGCTGTGTATTCCAAGGACAACTATAAGAGAGTCACAGGATCCAG CCTCGGAGGAGGGACATTCCTGGGCCTGTGCTGTCTGCTGACGGGCTGCGAGACCTTTGAGGAGGCGTTAGAGATGGCTGCGAAAGGAGACAGCACCAACGTGGATAAGCTGGTGAAGGATATTTACGGAGGGGACTATGAGCGGTTTGGCCTTCAGGGCTCTGCTGTCGCCTCAAG CTTCGGCCATATGATGAGTAAAGAGAAGAGAGATTCCATCAGTAAAGAGGACCTGGCCAGAGCTACTTTGGTCACCATCACCAACAACATCGGGTCCATTGCTCGCATGTGTGCGCTCAATGAG AACATCGACAAGGTGGTGTTTGTTGGCAACTTCCTCAGAATTAACATGATCTCTATGAAGGTGCTAGCGTACGCCATGGACTATTGGTCCAAGGGGCAGCTGAAAGCTCTGTTTTTGGAACACGAG GGTTATTTTGGAGCTGTTGGGGCTCTCCTGGAGTTGCTGAAGATGACAGAGGATCAGTGA
- the PANK1 gene encoding pantothenate kinase 1 isoform X2, with translation MKLIVPKQRSFPWFGMDIGGTLVKLVYFEPKDITAEEEQEEVENLKSIRKYLTSNTAYGKTGIRDVHLELKNLTMCGRKGNLHFIRFPSCAMHRFIQMGSEKNFSSLHTTLCATGGGAYKFEEDFRTIADLQLHKLDELDCLIQGLLYVDSVGFNGQPECYYFENPTDPEQCQKKPYCLDNPYPMLLVNIGSGVSILAVYSKDNYKRVTGSSLGGGTFLGLCCLLTGCETFEEALEMAAKGDSTNVDKLVKDIYGGDYERFGLQGSAVASSFGHMMSKEKRDSISKEDLARATLVTITNNIGSIARMCALNENIDKVVFVGNFLRINMISMKVLAYAMDYWSKGQLKALFLEHEGYFGAVGALLELLKMTEDQ, from the exons ATGAAGCTGATCGTGCCCAAGCAGCGCT CGTTTCCATGGTTTGGAATGGATATCGGTGGAACACTGGTTAAACTGGTCTACTTTGAACCTAAGGACATTACTGcagaagaggagcaggaggaggtggaaaACCTGAAAAGCATTAGGAAATACTTGACCTCCAATACAGCCTACGGTAAAACTGGCATTCGCGACGTCCACCTGGAACTGAAAAATTTGACTATGTGTGGCCGCAAAGGAAACCTGCACTTCATCCGCTTCCCCAGCTGCGCCATGCACAGGTTCATCCAGATGGGCAGCGAGAAGAACTTCTCCAGTTTGCACACCACGCTCTGTGCCACGGGAGGTGGAGCCTACAAGTTCGAGGAGGACTTTAGAACG aTTGCTGATCTGCAACTCCATAAACTGGACGAATTGGACTGTTTGATCCAAGGCCTCCTTTACGTTGACTCTGTTGGTTTCAATGGCCAACCCGAGTGCTATTATTTCGAAAATCCTACAGATCCTGAACAGTGCCAGAAAAAGCCTTACTGCCTTGATAATCCATATCCTATGCTGCTGGTTAACATCGGCTCAGGGGTCAGCATCCTGGCTGTGTATTCCAAGGACAACTATAAGAGAGTCACAGGATCCAG CCTCGGAGGAGGGACATTCCTGGGCCTGTGCTGTCTGCTGACGGGCTGCGAGACCTTTGAGGAGGCGTTAGAGATGGCTGCGAAAGGAGACAGCACCAACGTGGATAAGCTGGTGAAGGATATTTACGGAGGGGACTATGAGCGGTTTGGCCTTCAGGGCTCTGCTGTCGCCTCAAG CTTCGGCCATATGATGAGTAAAGAGAAGAGAGATTCCATCAGTAAAGAGGACCTGGCCAGAGCTACTTTGGTCACCATCACCAACAACATCGGGTCCATTGCTCGCATGTGTGCGCTCAATGAG AACATCGACAAGGTGGTGTTTGTTGGCAACTTCCTCAGAATTAACATGATCTCTATGAAGGTGCTAGCGTACGCCATGGACTATTGGTCCAAGGGGCAGCTGAAAGCTCTGTTTTTGGAACACGAG GGTTATTTTGGAGCTGTTGGGGCTCTCCTGGAGTTGCTGAAGATGACAGAGGATCAGTGA
- the PANK1 gene encoding pantothenate kinase 1 isoform X5, which produces MKLIVPKQRSFPWFGMDIGGTLVKLVYFEPKDITAEEEQEEVENLKSIRKYLTSNTAYGKTGIRDVHLELKNLTMCGRKGNLHFIRFPSCAMHRFIQMGSEKNFSSLHTTLCATGGGAYKFEEDFRTIADLQLHKLDELDCLIQGLLYVDSVGFNGQPECYYFENPTDPEQCQKKPYCLDNPYPMLLVNIGSGVSILAVYSKDNYKRVTGSSFGHMMSKEKRDSISKEDLARATLVTITNNIGSIARMCALNENIDKVVFVGNFLRINMISMKVLAYAMDYWSKGQLKALFLEHEGYFGAVGALLELLKMTEDQ; this is translated from the exons ATGAAGCTGATCGTGCCCAAGCAGCGCT CGTTTCCATGGTTTGGAATGGATATCGGTGGAACACTGGTTAAACTGGTCTACTTTGAACCTAAGGACATTACTGcagaagaggagcaggaggaggtggaaaACCTGAAAAGCATTAGGAAATACTTGACCTCCAATACAGCCTACGGTAAAACTGGCATTCGCGACGTCCACCTGGAACTGAAAAATTTGACTATGTGTGGCCGCAAAGGAAACCTGCACTTCATCCGCTTCCCCAGCTGCGCCATGCACAGGTTCATCCAGATGGGCAGCGAGAAGAACTTCTCCAGTTTGCACACCACGCTCTGTGCCACGGGAGGTGGAGCCTACAAGTTCGAGGAGGACTTTAGAACG aTTGCTGATCTGCAACTCCATAAACTGGACGAATTGGACTGTTTGATCCAAGGCCTCCTTTACGTTGACTCTGTTGGTTTCAATGGCCAACCCGAGTGCTATTATTTCGAAAATCCTACAGATCCTGAACAGTGCCAGAAAAAGCCTTACTGCCTTGATAATCCATATCCTATGCTGCTGGTTAACATCGGCTCAGGGGTCAGCATCCTGGCTGTGTATTCCAAGGACAACTATAAGAGAGTCACAGGATCCAG CTTCGGCCATATGATGAGTAAAGAGAAGAGAGATTCCATCAGTAAAGAGGACCTGGCCAGAGCTACTTTGGTCACCATCACCAACAACATCGGGTCCATTGCTCGCATGTGTGCGCTCAATGAG AACATCGACAAGGTGGTGTTTGTTGGCAACTTCCTCAGAATTAACATGATCTCTATGAAGGTGCTAGCGTACGCCATGGACTATTGGTCCAAGGGGCAGCTGAAAGCTCTGTTTTTGGAACACGAG GGTTATTTTGGAGCTGTTGGGGCTCTCCTGGAGTTGCTGAAGATGACAGAGGATCAGTGA
- the PANK1 gene encoding pantothenate kinase 1 isoform X3: MLIKISAPTFPWFGMDIGGTLVKLVYFEPKDITAEEEQEEVENLKSIRKYLTSNTAYGKTGIRDVHLELKNLTMCGRKGNLHFIRFPSCAMHRFIQMGSEKNFSSLHTTLCATGGGAYKFEEDFRTIADLQLHKLDELDCLIQGLLYVDSVGFNGQPECYYFENPTDPEQCQKKPYCLDNPYPMLLVNIGSGVSILAVYSKDNYKRVTGSSLGGGTFLGLCCLLTGCETFEEALEMAAKGDSTNVDKLVKDIYGGDYERFGLQGSAVASSFGHMMSKEKRDSISKEDLARATLVTITNNIGSIARMCALNENIDKVVFVGNFLRINMISMKVLAYAMDYWSKGQLKALFLEHEGYFGAVGALLELLKMTEDQ; this comes from the exons ATGCTAATTAAAATCTCTGCCCCAA CGTTTCCATGGTTTGGAATGGATATCGGTGGAACACTGGTTAAACTGGTCTACTTTGAACCTAAGGACATTACTGcagaagaggagcaggaggaggtggaaaACCTGAAAAGCATTAGGAAATACTTGACCTCCAATACAGCCTACGGTAAAACTGGCATTCGCGACGTCCACCTGGAACTGAAAAATTTGACTATGTGTGGCCGCAAAGGAAACCTGCACTTCATCCGCTTCCCCAGCTGCGCCATGCACAGGTTCATCCAGATGGGCAGCGAGAAGAACTTCTCCAGTTTGCACACCACGCTCTGTGCCACGGGAGGTGGAGCCTACAAGTTCGAGGAGGACTTTAGAACG aTTGCTGATCTGCAACTCCATAAACTGGACGAATTGGACTGTTTGATCCAAGGCCTCCTTTACGTTGACTCTGTTGGTTTCAATGGCCAACCCGAGTGCTATTATTTCGAAAATCCTACAGATCCTGAACAGTGCCAGAAAAAGCCTTACTGCCTTGATAATCCATATCCTATGCTGCTGGTTAACATCGGCTCAGGGGTCAGCATCCTGGCTGTGTATTCCAAGGACAACTATAAGAGAGTCACAGGATCCAG CCTCGGAGGAGGGACATTCCTGGGCCTGTGCTGTCTGCTGACGGGCTGCGAGACCTTTGAGGAGGCGTTAGAGATGGCTGCGAAAGGAGACAGCACCAACGTGGATAAGCTGGTGAAGGATATTTACGGAGGGGACTATGAGCGGTTTGGCCTTCAGGGCTCTGCTGTCGCCTCAAG CTTCGGCCATATGATGAGTAAAGAGAAGAGAGATTCCATCAGTAAAGAGGACCTGGCCAGAGCTACTTTGGTCACCATCACCAACAACATCGGGTCCATTGCTCGCATGTGTGCGCTCAATGAG AACATCGACAAGGTGGTGTTTGTTGGCAACTTCCTCAGAATTAACATGATCTCTATGAAGGTGCTAGCGTACGCCATGGACTATTGGTCCAAGGGGCAGCTGAAAGCTCTGTTTTTGGAACACGAG GGTTATTTTGGAGCTGTTGGGGCTCTCCTGGAGTTGCTGAAGATGACAGAGGATCAGTGA